The following coding sequences lie in one Chionomys nivalis chromosome 8, mChiNiv1.1, whole genome shotgun sequence genomic window:
- the Pi4k2a gene encoding phosphatidylinositol 4-kinase type 2-alpha: MDETSPLVSPERAQPPEYTFPSGSGAHFPQVPGGAVRVAAAGSGPSPPCSPGHDRERQPLLDRARGAAAQGQNHTVAAQAQALAAQAAAAAHAVQTHRERNDFPEDPEFEVVVRQAEVAIECCIYPERIYQGSSGSYFVKDSQGKIVAVFKPKNEEPYGQLNPKWTKWLQKLCCPCCFGRDCLVLNQGYLSEAGASLVDQKLELNIVPRTKVVYLASETFNYSAIDRVKSRGKRLALEKVPKVGQRFNRIGLPPKVGSFQLFVEGYKDADYWLRRFEAEPLPENTNRQLLLQFERLVVLDYIIRNTDRGNDNWLIKYDYPMDSSSCRDTDWVVVKEPVIKVAAIDNGLAFPLKHPDSWRAYPFYWAWLPQAKVPFSQEIKDLILPKISDPNFVKDLEEDLYELFKKDPGFDRGQFHKQIAVMRGQILNLTQALKDNKSPLHLVQMPPVIVETARSHQRSASESYTQSFQSRKPFFSWW; this comes from the exons ATGGACGAGACGAGCCCGCTAGTGTCCCCCGAGCGGGCCCAACCCCCAGAGTACACTTTCCCGTCGGGCTCGGGAGCTCACTTTCCGCAGGTACCCGGGGGCGCGGTCCGCGTGGCGGCGGCCGGCTCCGGCCCGTCTCCTCCGTGCTCGCCCGGCCACGACCGGGAGCGGCAGCCTCTGTTGGACCGGGCCCGGGGCGCGGCGGCGCAGGGCCAGAACCACACGGTGGCGGCGCAGGCCCAGGCCCTGGCCGCCCAGGCGGCCGCGGCGGCGCACGCTGTTCAGACCCACCGCGAGCGGAACGACTTCCCGGAGGACCCCGAGTTCGAGGTGGTGGTGCGGCAGGCCGAGGTGGCCATCGAGTGCTGCATCTATCCCGAGCGCATCTACCAGGGCTCCAGCGGAAGCTACTTCGTCAAGGACTCTCAGGGG AAGATCGTTGCTGTCTTCAAACCCAAGAATGAAGAGCCATACGGGCAACTTAATCCTAAATGGACCAAGTGGCTACAGAAGTTGTGTTGTCCATGCTGCTTTGGCCGTGACTGCCTTGTCCTCAACCAGGGTTATCTCTCAGAGGCAGGGGCTAGCTTGGTGGACCAAAAACTGGAACTCAACATTGTACCCCGTACAAAG gTAGTATACCTGGCCAGCGAAACCTTCAACTACAGTGCCATTGACCGAGTAAAGTCCAGGGGCAAGCGGCTTGCACTAGAAAAAGTGCCAAAAGTTGGGCAACGGTTTAACCGCATCGGGCTACCACCAAAG GTCGGGTCATTCCAACTCTTTGTTGAAGGCTACAAAGATGCAGACTATTGGCTGCGACGTTTTGAAGCAGAACCTCTCCCTGAGAATACCAACCGACAACTACTGTTGCAGTTTGAGCGGTTGGTGGTGCTGGACTACATCATTCGCAACACTG ACCGAGGCAACGACAACTGGCTGATTAAATATGACTATCCAATGGATAGTTCTAGCTGTCGG gacacagattGGGTGGTGGTGAAGGAGCCTGTTATCAAGGTGGCTGCCATAGATAATGGGCTAGCTTTCCCACTGAAGCATCCTGACTCCTGGAGGGCAT ATCCTTTTTACTGGGCCTGGTTGCCCCAGGCGAAGGTCCCATTCTCTCAGGAGATAAAAGATTTGATTCTTCCAAAGATTTCAGACCCTAACTTCGTCAAGGACTTGGAAGAGGACCTATATGAACTCTTCAAG AAAGATCCTGGTTTCGACAGGGGCCAGTTCCATAAGCAGATCGCTGTCATGAGGGGCCAG ATCCTAAATTTGACCCAGGCCCTAAAAGACAATAAGAGTCCCCTGCACCTGGTCCAGATGCCACCTGTGATTGTTGAGACGGCCCGTTCCCATCAGCGGTCTGCAAGCGAATCCTACACGCAGAGCTTTCAGAGTCGGAAGCCCTTCTTTTCGTGGTGGTAG